The nucleotide window AGAGGATTAAGAACCTACaggaaaaaaaattgtttgttCTGAAAataaattctgactttattctcagaattctgacgtTAATCTCAGAATCAAGTCAGAAttctggaaaaaaataaaatcttatgtgtggccctaatcctcttccgtagcgACCTGATGTAGTACAACATTCTGGTATTTTTGGCATACTGCATTTTCGGCCTCCACTAAGGTAGGCGTAGGCCTACTACTTGCTCTGAAAGATCCTCGATGATCCGCATCCCCACTCAGAGACGGTACCCGCCCCATGCTGATATaatcaccacctccatcacatccTTGGGCCTACGTTACTTTTCCAGAATATCTTCAATGGAGATGGCTCGACCTTGGATTTGGCTGTTGATTCGTTTGCATTTGTGGATGGAAGCCATCTACTGCCAACTTGTCCCCCCACATGTGAATCTGGGCATGGAAGTATGAAAGCACGATGGGGAGCTCTCCGGTGGTTCACCGGGTAGAGGGCATACTATTAAGGCCTAGTCCTAACCGCAGCGACCGGGGTTGCTGACCagagtcctctctctcccattccatCCAGTCTAACTCACTCCTCAATAACAAGGATAAAACATTGAAAATTAaatcttaaaaaaacaacaacaatggaaGCATGTCTCGCGAGTCCAGAGGTTGAAGGTGGGGTCTGCAGAATTGTGAGCACAGCTTCACATGTGACACTTTTCCTTTCCGTTCACAGAACAAGGCCATGATGACGACGCTTCCATCTCCCGGAGCGACACAAGCGTTGAAGGGGAGACCCAGGTTGACGGCCCATCCCGCGCTCTGGAACATCTGGACCTAGAAACACTGGTCGAGTATCTGCAAGTGGAACAGGACGCCTCTGCCAGCGTTGAAGACCTCATCAAGCGGTCAGCGGTGAAGCACTTCCCCTcgccgccaccagggggcgacgGTGTGTTAACCCCGGAGCTGCTGAGGGAACACCTGAACGTTGTGAGGCGGGCCGTGCACGACGAGCTGCAGCGGCTGAACCCTCTGCGCGAGAAGTTCAAGAACCTGGCCGGTCTGGTGCCGTCGTACCACCGCCTCGCGATGGACCTCGTGCACACCCTACTCAAGAGGATCTCGTCTCCACAACAGGCCTTTGTGCTCCTGGAGTGGCTCTGCAACACTTACTTAAGGTTGTCCGCAGCGCACACACTTTTCAGAACCATGTATTTAACCATCAGTGTGGCTAGCcgtcaaacacatacacatgacatACAATGACATTATGAACACCCGTTGGTTAAtatattcatacatacatacatacatgtcatCCATACACCACAGTTAGCAAATGTTTAACTCGAGTCAGGGAAACCTTGTAGTTAGACCTGCAGCTCTAGATAGTACCTTGTTGTTAGAAAAGCAGCTTTAGATAGAACCTGTATCTTGTTTCTTGCCtgtatcttgtttattttttgtatctTGTCTTCACAGTCTGGGGTTCATGGGAGACCCAGACTTCAGTGAGAGCAAACAGAGGAGTTCCGTGGACATGCACTTGTACTCTGCGACGGTTGAATGCGTCAACCAAACCCTCCGGACCACACTGGAGGTAGGAAGACATGCTGCAGGAACTAGAACACCCACACAGGGTTTGCCTCTTCACCGGTTCCTGAAACCTTGAGGCTCCTGGAGCATGTTGGTACTGACCATCGACCGCACCTTGTGGCAGGGGATTTACCCCACTGTGGtggtttaaaggtcccatggcatgctacttaaTGAATACCTTTGAATTAATCCCTCTGACGTAACTAACAAACTAACAGAGGACCGGCTGGCCTAGATTCATCTTGTCTTGTTTGACTGCAGAAGGAAGTCAAGAGTTCTCTGGATGAGATCATTAAGCGCCAGGAATTCGAGTTTTGGAGGTCCTGGGAACTCCACAAAGACGTCATTAAGGTACTGCGGACACAGGACGGTTCTGCACACTGGAATAACGTTAATACTGTGTAGAAACATATGAGCAGAATATATTGAGGACACAAAATATGTTGTTTTCTTCTGAAGTGCATCGATGGACCGATTGTCAGAGCGGAGTCCGTCAGTGAGAACGTGCAGGAGTTCACCCGGCAGGTCTGCAACCCCAAACTCCTGGAGTTCCTAGAGACGTATGACGCCCTTTTCTCCCTGACTTTtgttgtttccatggtaacgttGTTATTAAGTTGTTTGCAGTCAGGTTCTTTGGCTGTCCAGAGGCCTAAATTAATCCTCCTTCTTGCTATAGGTTGAACACGGCCAAACAGAAACTTCTGAAAAGATACGAGAAAGATCCCAAGCTGAAAGTGGAGACCTGCCTTAAGACACTCAACACGCTCCACGGCCTTGTGTGAGTAAAGGGCCATGCTACATGCTAGCATGTGCGAGCATCAGATCCATGTCGGCATGCCTGATGTCAGCCTGTCTGATCCATGTTTGCATGTACTTAGTTTACATGTCTGATCCATGTCAGCATGTCTGATGTTAACGTGTCTGAAGCATGCTAGTACGTCTTCTGCTGTATTGTACACATGTATTGTGTCATGGTAGGAAAGTGTCACGGTATATCAATAAAGGTTCTGGTTTTGCAGGAACTACATCCAACCCTCCACTGATGGAGGGACCAAGGACCTCCCAGCTGAGAAGACCCTGTCCTCACTGAGGACATTGAAGACAGACGCCCAGGCGTCCATGGAAGAGGCTGTCGTTAAGATCATCAAGGTGCAGAGAAGAACCGCTACTGTTGTAGTGTTGCTAGCCAGCAGCTTACGTTCTCAACTAATAGCGTGCTGACCAGGACCTTCTAGAATACATGAGTGATGCTCCAGTAATGCATCCATGGTGGTTATAGCAAGTCTGGTGGTGAGAAGAAAAAATACAGTTCACAAAACCTGTGGTTGTGGATTCCCTCAGGAACGCCTGAATGGACATTtcaagagcagagaggaggatttTCTGCTGAACGAGATGCAGAAGATGTTCAGGGCTGAAGGCTGTTGTCCAGACGTCCAGAAGGTAGAGGGAGACTTTCTACAACTTTCTGTTAGTTGCTGGGTAAGCTGTTTTATGAATGACAATctatttgctctctctctctctctctgtctctctctctctctctctgtctctctctctctctctcgctctcgctctcgctctctctcgctctctctctctcttaggagGCTCTTGACCTGGCCTATGAGCGGGTGAGCACCTTGTACCTGTACCAGCTGGCCAgcaccaagaagaagaaggagctggagaagcGATGGGGTCGTGACGTGGGTCAGAAAGTGACTCAGGACGCACAACATCTTCATAAGATCTTCTCAGACCTGGTGAGGGCCCGGGCACAGCACAGTACTTCACACTCAATGGTTCTTACTGCTTTATCTACCTCAttacttactgtgtgtgtgtgtgtgtgtgtgtgtgtgtgtgtgtgtgtgtgtgtgtgtgtgtgtgtgtgtgtgtgtgtgtgtgtgtgtgtgtgtgtgtgtgtgtgtgtgtgtctgtgtgtctgacagcACCCTGGTGTCGGACAACAGAACCATGTGCTCctgaaggtggaggagctgatccAGAGCCAGGACGTGGACTCAGTGAAGATCACCCTCTCTGAGATGATGCAGCTCTGCCAGTCGAAGTGAGTCTACAGGGTCTccgtctccatctccctctccatctatgtgtctcttcatctccctctcttaatctctctctccatcgctctctccctcttcttctctctgtgtctttccaTCTCTTCATCCCTCAGAACACATCCATTTCTCTTCAtctttctctcttcatctctctcttcatctttcTCGTCATCTCTTCATCTCGacatctctctgtatctcctttatccttctccttctctctctttatctttgtcTAAAATACGAagttaaacaaatgtttgtgtatataCAGCACACTGTTGAAGGTAGGATtataatattctctctctctctctctctctctctctctctctctctctctctctctctctctctctctctctctctctctctctctctctctctctctctctctctctctctctctctctctctctctctctctctctctctctctctctctgtgtgtctcactgCTGCAGGAAAGTTAAGAAACTGTGTTCTGCTCTGCTGGAGTGGAAAGGAGGTCTCTCCGTCGAGCAGGTCAAAGAGGTCTTGGCTTGTGTCGAGGTTCTGTCCACCAGAGACACCAGTGACTCTACTGGGACGTCGGGACCAGAGTAGAAAACGATTTGAGCTGTGCTGGCTGGAGACAACATGAATGTATGAAATAGATGACCCAAGTTCTACTTTAAGACGCACCACCTGGTGGGGACTCTCGTGATTTTCCTGCTGGTGATGCTGAGGGGTTTGTCCTTAGATCTCTATGCAAAATTGTAAATATCAATTAATAAATGATTGTTTTCCTTCAAATTAAATATCAGTTTACAGCAATGAATCAATAAAGAATGCGATGGATGCATGCAGCATGACGGTGTGTATATATTCTCTCAGACCAAAGAAACTGCCCCTGGTCACGTGACATCAATTCAGACTCATACTTCATGCGTCATCTTCAATGATGTGGTTTATCTTCAGAGGGACAGCGCACATTTTAAAGTATTGCCCCAGATTTTTCGAGCAGCTAATTCAGATCTGATTTTTATTTACTATGCAATTGTCTAATCCCATGACATCATGGGAGCTTGATGTCTGGTCCCATGACATCGTGGGAGCTTGATGTCTGGTCCCATTACATCGTGGGAGCTTGATGTCTGGTCCCATTACATCGTGGGAGCATGATGTCTGGTCTTGAAGGCTCTGATGCTTTCATACGAAGTGTGTTAGTAACTTACTTAACCTTGGACAACAGGTGGCcccagtgggaatcaaacccctaagCCTGCACGGTGTCCTCATCAGTAGTTCAGTGCAGTGGTTCTAGAACTGTTTATACTAGTTGTACCCCCTCTAAGATATTTCTTCGGCTGAGTACTCCCTTCACTGGTACAATTTTgcgataaaataaaatgaacataaataatgtatgtgtgttctatACTGTAAACAGTATAAGGGTGCAAATTCTAACAATTGAGTGAGAAACATGGGCCTGTGCTTAATGCAACTGTTGGCTAATTGCTCCCGGGTAATGAAGCAGAACACCTCGGGAGGGTCAGAGCATGGAGAGGAGAATCCTATTCAAGTAATTTCTTCCTACATATCAGACACTTTTCCATTTTCTTGATTTTCGATTTCATTTTAGTTACTGTACATTTTCTGAATGCACCCTGCAGTACACCAAAGTACACCTAAGGGTACGAGAACCACCTGTTTAGTGAATAGGATGGTCTGTGACTGGGTGTGTAAGGTGGACAGACTTTGTGGGGCCCAAGGCAGCGCGGGGCCCACAGAAATGTTtgattattatctttttttattttactaccacCTCCTAGTGGTAGGAGCCTCACACTGCGCCCAGTGGCCACTTGCTGCTGTATTTAGGTCACGTGAATGAGAAATCGCGAAATGACTGGCTTTCCATCCCACTGCCAGCACTGCCAGTACTCTTCCCGATCACCTGCCTGCACCTCCCACCTCATCAgtgcaaccaccttcacctgtgttcCCTCACCGTATTTAAACCCACTCCTTCCACTCAGTCTCCAGATTGTCTTCAACAGCATGAAAAGCTCTCTAGCACTATTTCCAGGATTGCCTTCTTGGTTTCGACCCTGCTTGTCCCTGACCCGTCCTCGTCGTTCCTGCCCTGGTGACCCGAACAGCCTTCTGTCCCTGACCCCTCTGCCTGCTCGCCCCTTGTCTGTCACCAGTAAGCTTGGATTCCCTTTTTGGACAATAAACTATTGAACCGTTCCAACGCAGGTCTCGGTCTGTGCTGTTCTTGGGTCCAACCTCACGTCTGTCTCCACAGAtaacttttcactttttttCCCGCACTTGCTCTAGGATAGGAAATACAACCAAATTACATGATAAAGTATGCAGATAGGATGGAAACATTACTAGTAGCTTCTCCCAACAGGGACGCTCGATGGGCGGCGTTGAACATTTGCAATCGTTATTTGCAC belongs to Gadus chalcogrammus isolate NIFS_2021 chromosome 5, NIFS_Gcha_1.0, whole genome shotgun sequence and includes:
- the LOC130383177 gene encoding uncharacterized protein LOC130383177 isoform X2; the encoded protein is MDSRKTSNASASIEQGHDDDASISRSDTSVEGETQVDGPSRALEHLDLETLVEYLQVEQDASASVEDLIKRSAVKHFPSPPPGGDGVLTPELLREHLNVVRRAVHDELQRLNPLREKFKNLAGLVPSYHRLAMDLVHTLLKRISSPQQAFVLLEWLCNTYLSLGFMGDPDFSESKQRSSVDMHLYSATVECVNQTLRTTLEEVKSSLDEIIKRQEFEFWRSWELHKDVIKCIDGPIVRAESVSENVQEFTRQVCNPKLLEFLETLNTAKQKLLKRYEKDPKLKVETCLKTLNTLHGLVNYIQPSTDGGTKDLPAEKTLSSLRTLKTDAQASMEEAVVKIIKERLNGHFKSREEDFLLNEMQKMFRAEGCCPDVQKEALDLAYERVSTLYLYQLASTKKKKELEKRWGRDVGQKVTQDAQHLHKIFSDLHPGVGQQNHVLLKVEELIQSQDVDSVKITLSEMMQLCQSKKVKKLCSALLEWKGGLSVEQVKEVLACVEVLSTRDTSDSTGTSGPE
- the LOC130383177 gene encoding uncharacterized protein LOC130383177 isoform X1; protein product: MDSRKTSNASASIEQGHDDDASISRSDTSVEGETQVDGPSRALEHLDLETLVEYLQVEQDASASVEDLIKRSAVKHFPSPPPGGDGVLTPELLREHLNVVRRAVHDELQRLNPLREKFKNLAGLVPSYHRLAMDLVHTLLKRISSPQQAFVLLEWLCNTYLSLGFMGDPDFSESKQRSSVDMHLYSATVECVNQTLRTTLEKEVKSSLDEIIKRQEFEFWRSWELHKDVIKCIDGPIVRAESVSENVQEFTRQVCNPKLLEFLETLNTAKQKLLKRYEKDPKLKVETCLKTLNTLHGLVNYIQPSTDGGTKDLPAEKTLSSLRTLKTDAQASMEEAVVKIIKERLNGHFKSREEDFLLNEMQKMFRAEGCCPDVQKEALDLAYERVSTLYLYQLASTKKKKELEKRWGRDVGQKVTQDAQHLHKIFSDLHPGVGQQNHVLLKVEELIQSQDVDSVKITLSEMMQLCQSKKVKKLCSALLEWKGGLSVEQVKEVLACVEVLSTRDTSDSTGTSGPE